The nucleotide sequence GTTGACGATCCGGTCGGCACCCACTTCTTTGGGGTTGTCGACCAGCAGCGGAATACCGGTGCGTACCCCAGGTTCGATCAGCACGTGCGGGACCGACGGCCAATACTGCTCCAGCATGATCCGCACCTCATGCAACACCGACGGGACCGTGGACAACCCGGTCGCACCGGTGAGCCGCTCGGAATCCTCGCCGATCAACCCGTCGATCGTCAGTGCCAATTCATCGGCGGTGACTTCGGATTCGGTCCGTATCCGCCATTGCTGCACGACCTTTGCGTGCTGTTTGGCCCCCGACAGCAGACCGACAACGGTGTGGGTGTTGCGGACGTCGATCGCCAGCAGCACGGTTACCGCGCACCGATCCGCGGATTCAACAGCTCCTCCGCCCCGGGAATGTCGAATGCGGGCACAAAAGCCGGGTCGTGGCCCACGTCGATCTGCTTGTTGTCAGCGTCGACGAACACGATCCGCGGCTGGTAGCCGCGTGCCTCGGCATCCTGCATGGTCCCGTAAGCGATCAGGATCACCAGATCGCCGGGGTGTACGAGATGCGCCGCGGCACCGTTGATCCCGATTACGCCACTACCGCGTTCGCCGGTGATCGCATACGTGACCAAGCGAGCACCGTTATCGATGTCGACGATGGTCACCTGTTCACCTTCGAGCAGATCCGCGGCGTCCATCAGGTCGGCATCGATGGTCACCGACCCGACGTAGTGCAGGTCGGCCTGCGTGACGGTGGCGCGGTGAATCTTCGACTTCAACATTGTCCGTAACATCAATTCCTCCAAGGTGATTGGACACGCCCGTCCGGCCCGACAGGCTGCCCGTCGGTGCCGGCGATACTTTCGATCTCAATTGCCACGTTGTCGAGCAGCCGGGTGGTGCCGAACCGGACGGCGACCAGCAACCGGCCAGATCCGCTGGGGGAAACCGGGCCGAGCTCGCCGTCGCGCAGTTCCACATAGTCGACCACGATCCCGGGGACGGCCTCGAGCACACCGCGCGCCGCATCCAGCGCAGCCTGGACACCGGCGGTCGCCGCATGTGCCCCGGCCGTCAGCGCCGCCGAGAGCGCGATGGCCGCTTCCCGTTGCGCCGGGTCCAGATAGCGATTGCGCGACGACATCGCCAGTCCGTCGTGTTCACGCACGATCGGCACGCCGATCACCTGCACGTTGACGTTGAGGTCGGCAACCATCTGCCGGATGAGCACCAGCTGCTGATAATCCTTCTCACCGAAGAACGCCCGGTCGGGAGCCACGATCTGTAGCAGCTTGAGCACCACGGTCAGCACCCCGGCGAAATGGGTTGGTCGCGAACCGCCTTCGAGTTCGGCGGCCAGTGGGCCGGGTTGCACGGTGGTGCGTAGACCGTTGGGGTACATGCTCGCCGCGGTCGGGGTGAACGCGATTTCCACACCTTCGGCCCGCAGTTTCGCCAGATCCTGATCGACGGTTCGTGGGTAGGCGTCCAGATCCTCGCCGGCACCGAACTGCAGCGGGTTGACGAAAATCGACACCACGACCACCGCACCGGGCGTGCGTTTGGCCGCCCGCACCAGCGCCAGATGGCCCTCGTGCAGGGCCCCCATCGTGGGGACCAACATCACCCGGCGGCCGGTGTGGCGCAGCGCCCGGCTGACCTCGCCGACGTCACGCGGCGCCGAGT is from Mycobacterium marinum and encodes:
- the panD gene encoding aspartate 1-decarboxylase, translating into MLRTMLKSKIHRATVTQADLHYVGSVTIDADLMDAADLLEGEQVTIVDIDNGARLVTYAITGERGSGVIGINGAAAHLVHPGDLVILIAYGTMQDAEARGYQPRIVFVDADNKQIDVGHDPAFVPAFDIPGAEELLNPRIGAR
- the panC gene encoding pantoate--beta-alanine ligase: MRANAGRAPVFKPGELNIYSAPRDVGEVSRALRHTGRRVMLVPTMGALHEGHLALVRAAKRTPGAVVVVSIFVNPLQFGAGEDLDAYPRTVDQDLAKLRAEGVEIAFTPTAASMYPNGLRTTVQPGPLAAELEGGSRPTHFAGVLTVVLKLLQIVAPDRAFFGEKDYQQLVLIRQMVADLNVNVQVIGVPIVREHDGLAMSSRNRYLDPAQREAAIALSAALTAGAHAATAGVQAALDAARGVLEAVPGIVVDYVELRDGELGPVSPSGSGRLLVAVRFGTTRLLDNVAIEIESIAGTDGQPVGPDGRVQSPWRN